A genomic window from Populus nigra chromosome 7, ddPopNigr1.1, whole genome shotgun sequence includes:
- the LOC133699207 gene encoding UPF0496 protein At4g34320-like yields MGGHVSKRPAEASSSAIDLNNNLQYTTELSSYEAACRLDKDLQSFDTTLQARTNHVINTLAVGIEVRAFSFDSLKEVTECLLEMNQAVVKVILECKKDIWKNQELFELVEEYFENSLQTLDFCAALEKCLKRARDSQLLILVALKQFEEESEAGGREYVRTLEELKNFKAAGDPFTDEFFQIFQSVYRQQIMMLEKLQLRKNKLDKKLKCIHTWRKVSSMIFVATFATVLICSVVAAAMTAPPVVAAVAAASTIPLGSMGKWIDSLWKNYENALKGQKEVISTMQVGTCVAIKDLDNIRVLIDRLEIEIEALMRTTDFAIEHGAVKVAIEEIKKKLGVFMKNVEDLGVLADTCSRDIMRARTVVLQRIIKNPNN; encoded by the coding sequence ATGGGAGGGCATGTGAGCAAGAGGCCAGCTGAAGCATCATCTTCTGCTATCGATCTCAATAACAATTTACAATACACAACTGAATTGAGCTCCTACGAGGCTGCTTGCCGGCTCGACAAGGACTTGCAGTCCTTTGACACCACCCTCCAAGCTCGGACCAATCACGTCATCAATACTCTTGCTGTGGGGATTGAGGTTCGTGCGTTTTCATTTGACTCGTTGAAGGAAGTCACAGAATGCTTGTTGGAGATGAACCAAGCGGTTGTTAAGGTTATCTTGGAGTGCAAGAAAGATATATGGAAGAATCAAGAATTGTTTGAGCTTGTCGAGGAGTACTTCGAAAATAGCTTGCAAACTCTAGATTTCTGTGCTGCGTTGGAGAAGTGCCTAAAGCGTGCCCGCGATAGCCAATTGCTGATTCTTGTCGCGCTTAAACAATTCGAAGAGGAAAGTGAGGCAGGAGGTAGGGAGTATGTGAGGACCTTGGAAGAACTGAAGAATTTCAAGGCAGCAGGTGATCCTTTCACCGATGAATTCTTTCAAATCTTTCAATCCGTGTACAGGCAGCAGATAATGATGCTTGAGAAGCTACAACTTAGGAAGAATAAGCTTGACAAGAAGCTCAAGTGCATTCATACTTGGAGGAAGGTTTCAAGTATGATATTTGTAGCTACTTTCGCAACTGTATTGATTTGCTCAGTTGTGGCTGCAGCCATGACTGCCCCTCCTGTTGTTGCTGCTGTCGCTGCAGCATCAACAATCCCATTAGGTTCAATGGGGAAGTGGATAGATTCTCTGTGGAAGAATTATGAAAATGCATTGAAGGGACAGAAGGAGGTGATTAGCACAATGCAAGTTGGTACTTGTGTTGCCATAAAGGATCTGGACAACATTCGGGTTCTCATTGATCGCCTGGAGATTGAGATTGAAGCACTAATGCGAACCACTGACTTCGCAATTGAGCACGGGGCTGTGAAGGTTGCAATCGAGGAGATCAAGAAGAAGCTGGGGGTGTTCATGAAGAATGTTGAGGATTTGGGAGTGCTAGCTGATACGTGCAGCCGCGATATCATGAGGGCTCGGACTGTGGTTCTGCAAAGGATCATAAAAAATCCTAACAACTAA
- the LOC133699438 gene encoding adenylate isopentenyltransferase 5, chloroplastic-like: protein MEMIPPQPKLASSMRTMPMAASLPLRMGREIRHRNNLQQITSSLYAIDDKKQQKALFVMGTTATGKSKLSIDLATHFQGEIINSDKIQVYKGLDMLTNKISEIERRGVPHHLLGFVEPGEEFTTQDFCNHVHKAMKHVTGDGNIPIIAGGSNRYIEALVEDPLFNFKDSYDTCFLWVDVALPILFDRAAKRVDEMLDAGLVDEVRGMFIPGIDHNSGIWRAIGIAEMEPYFQAEMEMADEVTMKILLETGIKEMKENTKKLINKQLTKIKYLANKKGWKFHRIDATCVYERSAKVDEDVWDKKVLRPSLEIVANFLREDEKAEQVADSFLVTSSCI from the exons ATGGAAATGATTCCTCCACAACCAAAGCTTGCCTCAAGTATGAGAACTATGCCAATGGCTGCCTCTCTCCCCTTACGAATGGGGCGGGAAATCAG gcACCGCAACAACCTCCAACAGATCACTAGTTCACTTTATGCCATTGACGACAAGAAGCAGCAAAAAGCTTTGTTCGTAATGGGAACAACTGCCACCGGAAAATCAAAACTCTCCATTGATTTAGCCACTCATTTTCAAGGTGAAATCATCAATTCAGACAAAATTCAGGTTTACAAGGGCCTTGACATGTTGACCAACAAAATTTCGGAAATTGAACGCCGAGGTGTGCCTCACCATCTGCTAGGATTTGTGGAACCTGGAGAAGAGTTTACCACACAAGATTTTTGCAACCATGTACACAAGGCCATGAAACATGTTACAGGGGATGGAAACATCCCCATTATCGCCGGCGGCTCGAATAGATACATCGAAGCACTCGTCGAGGATCCGCTTTTCAACTTCAAGGATAGTTATGATACTTGTTTTCTATGGGTGGATGTTGCCTTGCCAATCTTATTTGATCGCGCAGCAAAAAGGGTTGATGAGATGCTTGATGCTGGTCTTGTTGACGAGGTTCGAGGTATGTTTATTCCAGGGATAGATCACAATAGCGGGATTTGGCGGGCTATTGGGATTGCAGAGATGGAACCATATTTTCAAGCTGAAATGGAAATGGCTGATGAGGTCACCATGAAAATATTGCTTGAAACTGGtattaaagaaatgaaagaaaataccaAGAAGCTAATCAATAAACAACTAACGAAAATCAAATATTTGGCGAACAAGAAAGGATGGAAATTCCATCGGATTGATGCTACTTGTGTGTATGAGAGAAGTGCAAAAGTTGATGAAGATGTTTGGGACAAGAAGGTTTTGAGACCTAGCTTGGAGATAGTTGCTAATTTTCTCCGGGAAGACGAGAAAGCAGAACAAGTGGCAGACAGTTTTCTAGTTACAAGCAGCTGCATCTAA